One segment of Macaca fascicularis isolate 582-1 chromosome 4, T2T-MFA8v1.1 DNA contains the following:
- the PHF1 gene encoding PHD finger protein 1 isoform X6, producing the protein MAQPPRLSRSGTSSLWDPASPAPTSGPRPRLWEGQDVLARWTDGLLYLGTIKKVDSAREVCLVQFEDDSQFLVLWKDISPAALPGEELLCCVCRSETVVPGNRLVSCEKCRHAYHQDCHVPRAPAPGEGEGTSWVCRQCVFAIATKRGGALKKGPYARAMLGMKLSLPYGLKGLDWDAGHLSNRQQSYCYCGGPGEWNLKMLQCRSCLQWFHEACTQCLSKPLLYGDRFYEFECCVCRGGPEKVRRLQLRWVDVAHLVLYHLSVCCKKKYFDFDREILPFTSENWDSLLLGELSDTPKGERSSKLLSALNSHKDRFISGREIKKRKCLFGLHARMPPPVEPPTGDGALTRPQCLHHPPALTRLTRAAAATTSGPQMPAACPAPSGCLLPSTLLPAPQGPLGTVNPQTGHPWNFTLVSPQTSLKMPPTR; encoded by the exons ATGGCGCAGCCCCCCCGGCTGAGCCGCTCTGGTACCTCCTCACTTTGGGACCCAGCTTCTCCTGCTCCCACCTCTGGCCCCAGGCCTCGACTTTGGGAGGGTCAAGATGTGCTGGCCAGATGGACTGATGGGCTGCTATACTTGGGTACCATCAAAAAG GTGGACAGTGCTAGAGAGGTGTGTCTGGTCCAGTTTGAGGATGATTCGCAGTTTCTGGTTCTATGGAAAGACATTAGCCCTG CTGCCCTCCCTGGGGAGGAACTCCTCTGTTGTGTCTGTCGCTCTGAGACTGTGGTCCCTGGGAACCGGCTGGTCAGCTGTGAGAAGTGTCGCCATG CTTATCACCAGGACTGCCATGTTCCCAGGGCCCCAGCCCCTGGAGAGGGAGAGGGCACATCCTGGGTATGCCGCCAGTGTGTCTTTGCGATCGCCACCAAG AGGGGAGGTGCCCTGAAGAAGGGCCCCTATGCCCGGGCCATGCTGGGTATGAAGCTCTCTCTGCCATATGGACTGAAGGGGCTGGACTGGGATGCTGGACATCTGAGCAACCGACAGCAGAGTTACTGTTACTGTGGTGGCCCTGGGGA GTGGAACCTGAAAATGCTGCAGTGCCGGAGCTGCCTGCAGTGGTTCCATGAGGCCTGCACCCAGTGTCTGAGCAAGCCCCTCCTCTATGGGGACAG GTTCTATGAATTTGAATGCTGTGTGTGTCGTGGAGGCCCTGAGAAAGTCCGGAGACTACAGCTTCGCTG gGTGGATGTGGCCCATCTTGTCCTGTATCACCTCAGCGTTTGCTGTAAGAAGAAATACTTTGATTTTGATCGTGAGATCCTCCCCTTCACTTCTGAGAATTGGGACAGTTTGCTTCTGGGGGAG CTTTCAGACACCCCCAAAGGAGAACGTTCTTCCAAGCTCCTCTCTGCTCTCAACAGCCACAAGGACCG TTTCATTTCAGGGAGAGAGATTAAGAAGAGGAAATGTTTGTTTGGTCTCCATGCTCGGATGCCCCCCCCTGTGGAGCCCCCTACTGGAGATGGAGCACTCACCAG GCCTCAGTGTCTCCACCATCCCCCAGCCCTAACCAGACTTACCAGGGCAGCAGCGGCTACAACTTCCGGCCCACAGATGCCCGCTGCCTGCCCAG CCCCATCCGGATGTTTGCTTCCTTCCACCCTTCTGCCAGCACCGCAGGGACCTCTGGGGACGGTGAACCCCCAGACAG GTCACCCCTGGAACTTCACATTGGTTTCCCCACAGACATCCCTAAAAATGCCCCCCACTCGATGA
- the PHF1 gene encoding PHD finger protein 1 isoform X1, which translates to MAQPPRLSRSGTSSLWDPASPAPTSGPRPRLWEGQDVLARWTDGLLYLGTIKKVDSAREVCLVQFEDDSQFLVLWKDISPAALPGEELLCCVCRSETVVPGNRLVSCEKCRHAYHQDCHVPRAPAPGEGEGTSWVCRQCVFAIATKRGGALKKGPYARAMLGMKLSLPYGLKGLDWDAGHLSNRQQSYCYCGGPGEWNLKMLQCRSCLQWFHEACTQCLSKPLLYGDRFYEFECCVCRGGPEKVRRLQLRWVDVAHLVLYHLSVCCKKKYFDFDREILPFTSENWDSLLLGELSDTPKGERSSKLLSALNSHKDRFISGREIKKRKCLFGLHARMPPPVEPPTGDGALTSFPSGQGPGGGVSRPLGKRRRPEPEPLRRRQKGKVEELGPPSAVRNQPEPREQRERAHLQRALQASVSPPSPSPNQTYQGSSGYNFRPTDARCLPSSPIRMFASFHPSASTAGTSGDGEPPDRSPLELHIGFPTDIPKNAPHSMTASSSSVSSPSPGLPRRSAPPSPLCRSLSPGTGGGVRGGVGYLSRGDPVRVLARRVRPDGSVQYLVEWGGGGIF; encoded by the exons ATGGCGCAGCCCCCCCGGCTGAGCCGCTCTGGTACCTCCTCACTTTGGGACCCAGCTTCTCCTGCTCCCACCTCTGGCCCCAGGCCTCGACTTTGGGAGGGTCAAGATGTGCTGGCCAGATGGACTGATGGGCTGCTATACTTGGGTACCATCAAAAAG GTGGACAGTGCTAGAGAGGTGTGTCTGGTCCAGTTTGAGGATGATTCGCAGTTTCTGGTTCTATGGAAAGACATTAGCCCTG CTGCCCTCCCTGGGGAGGAACTCCTCTGTTGTGTCTGTCGCTCTGAGACTGTGGTCCCTGGGAACCGGCTGGTCAGCTGTGAGAAGTGTCGCCATG CTTATCACCAGGACTGCCATGTTCCCAGGGCCCCAGCCCCTGGAGAGGGAGAGGGCACATCCTGGGTATGCCGCCAGTGTGTCTTTGCGATCGCCACCAAG AGGGGAGGTGCCCTGAAGAAGGGCCCCTATGCCCGGGCCATGCTGGGTATGAAGCTCTCTCTGCCATATGGACTGAAGGGGCTGGACTGGGATGCTGGACATCTGAGCAACCGACAGCAGAGTTACTGTTACTGTGGTGGCCCTGGGGA GTGGAACCTGAAAATGCTGCAGTGCCGGAGCTGCCTGCAGTGGTTCCATGAGGCCTGCACCCAGTGTCTGAGCAAGCCCCTCCTCTATGGGGACAG GTTCTATGAATTTGAATGCTGTGTGTGTCGTGGAGGCCCTGAGAAAGTCCGGAGACTACAGCTTCGCTG gGTGGATGTGGCCCATCTTGTCCTGTATCACCTCAGCGTTTGCTGTAAGAAGAAATACTTTGATTTTGATCGTGAGATCCTCCCCTTCACTTCTGAGAATTGGGACAGTTTGCTTCTGGGGGAG CTTTCAGACACCCCCAAAGGAGAACGTTCTTCCAAGCTCCTCTCTGCTCTCAACAGCCACAAGGACCG TTTCATTTCAGGGAGAGAGATTAAGAAGAGGAAATGTTTGTTTGGTCTCCATGCTCGGATGCCCCCCCCTGTGGAGCCCCCTACTGGAGATGGAGCACTCACCAG CTTCCCTTCAGGGCAGGGCCCTGGGGGAGGGGTCTCACGTCCCCTGGGGAAGCGCCGGAGGCCGGAGCCAGAGCCCctgaggaggaggcagaaggggAAAGTGGAGGAGCTGGGGCCACCCTCAGCAGTGCGCAATCAGCCCGAGCCCCGGGAGCAGAGGGAGCGGGCTCATCTGCAGAGGGCACTGCAG GCCTCAGTGTCTCCACCATCCCCCAGCCCTAACCAGACTTACCAGGGCAGCAGCGGCTACAACTTCCGGCCCACAGATGCCCGCTGCCTGCCCAG CAGCCCCATCCGGATGTTTGCTTCCTTCCACCCTTCTGCCAGCACCGCAGGGACCTCTGGGGACGGTGAACCCCCAGACAG GTCACCCCTGGAACTTCACATTGGTTTCCCCACAGACATCCCTAAAAATGCCCCCCACTCGATGACTGCCTCATCTTCCTCAGTCTCATCCCCATCCCCAGGTCTTCCTAGACGCTCAGCACCCCCTTCTCCCCTGTGCCGTAGTTTGTCTCCTGGGACTGGGGGAGGAGTCCGAGGTGGGGTTGGCTACCTGTCCCGAGGGGACCCTGTCCGGGTCCTTGCTCGGAGAGTACGGCCTGATGGCTCTGTGCAGTACCTGGttgagtggggaggagggggcaTCTTCTGA
- the PHF1 gene encoding PHD finger protein 1 isoform X2 produces the protein MAQPPRLSRSGTSSLWDPASPAPTSGPRPRLWEGQDVLARWTDGLLYLGTIKKVDSAREVCLVQFEDDSQFLVLWKDISPAALPGEELLCCVCRSETVVPGNRLVSCEKCRHAYHQDCHVPRAPAPGEGEGTSWVCRQCVFAIATKRGGALKKGPYARAMLGMKLSLPYGLKGLDWDAGHLSNRQQSYCYCGGPGEWNLKMLQCRSCLQWFHEACTQCLSKPLLYGDRFYEFECCVCRGGPEKVRRLQLRWVDVAHLVLYHLSVCCKKKYFDFDREILPFTSENWDSLLLGELSDTPKGERSSKLLSALNSHKDRFISGREIKKRKCLFGLHARMPPPVEPPTGDGALTSFPSGQGPGGGVSRPLGKRRRPEPEPLRRRQKGKVEELGPPSAVRNQPEPREQRERAHLQRALQASVSPPSPSPNQTYQGSSGYNFRPTDARCLPSPIRMFASFHPSASTAGTSGDGEPPDRSPLELHIGFPTDIPKNAPHSMTASSSSVSSPSPGLPRRSAPPSPLCRSLSPGTGGGVRGGVGYLSRGDPVRVLARRVRPDGSVQYLVEWGGGGIF, from the exons ATGGCGCAGCCCCCCCGGCTGAGCCGCTCTGGTACCTCCTCACTTTGGGACCCAGCTTCTCCTGCTCCCACCTCTGGCCCCAGGCCTCGACTTTGGGAGGGTCAAGATGTGCTGGCCAGATGGACTGATGGGCTGCTATACTTGGGTACCATCAAAAAG GTGGACAGTGCTAGAGAGGTGTGTCTGGTCCAGTTTGAGGATGATTCGCAGTTTCTGGTTCTATGGAAAGACATTAGCCCTG CTGCCCTCCCTGGGGAGGAACTCCTCTGTTGTGTCTGTCGCTCTGAGACTGTGGTCCCTGGGAACCGGCTGGTCAGCTGTGAGAAGTGTCGCCATG CTTATCACCAGGACTGCCATGTTCCCAGGGCCCCAGCCCCTGGAGAGGGAGAGGGCACATCCTGGGTATGCCGCCAGTGTGTCTTTGCGATCGCCACCAAG AGGGGAGGTGCCCTGAAGAAGGGCCCCTATGCCCGGGCCATGCTGGGTATGAAGCTCTCTCTGCCATATGGACTGAAGGGGCTGGACTGGGATGCTGGACATCTGAGCAACCGACAGCAGAGTTACTGTTACTGTGGTGGCCCTGGGGA GTGGAACCTGAAAATGCTGCAGTGCCGGAGCTGCCTGCAGTGGTTCCATGAGGCCTGCACCCAGTGTCTGAGCAAGCCCCTCCTCTATGGGGACAG GTTCTATGAATTTGAATGCTGTGTGTGTCGTGGAGGCCCTGAGAAAGTCCGGAGACTACAGCTTCGCTG gGTGGATGTGGCCCATCTTGTCCTGTATCACCTCAGCGTTTGCTGTAAGAAGAAATACTTTGATTTTGATCGTGAGATCCTCCCCTTCACTTCTGAGAATTGGGACAGTTTGCTTCTGGGGGAG CTTTCAGACACCCCCAAAGGAGAACGTTCTTCCAAGCTCCTCTCTGCTCTCAACAGCCACAAGGACCG TTTCATTTCAGGGAGAGAGATTAAGAAGAGGAAATGTTTGTTTGGTCTCCATGCTCGGATGCCCCCCCCTGTGGAGCCCCCTACTGGAGATGGAGCACTCACCAG CTTCCCTTCAGGGCAGGGCCCTGGGGGAGGGGTCTCACGTCCCCTGGGGAAGCGCCGGAGGCCGGAGCCAGAGCCCctgaggaggaggcagaaggggAAAGTGGAGGAGCTGGGGCCACCCTCAGCAGTGCGCAATCAGCCCGAGCCCCGGGAGCAGAGGGAGCGGGCTCATCTGCAGAGGGCACTGCAG GCCTCAGTGTCTCCACCATCCCCCAGCCCTAACCAGACTTACCAGGGCAGCAGCGGCTACAACTTCCGGCCCACAGATGCCCGCTGCCTGCCCAG CCCCATCCGGATGTTTGCTTCCTTCCACCCTTCTGCCAGCACCGCAGGGACCTCTGGGGACGGTGAACCCCCAGACAG GTCACCCCTGGAACTTCACATTGGTTTCCCCACAGACATCCCTAAAAATGCCCCCCACTCGATGACTGCCTCATCTTCCTCAGTCTCATCCCCATCCCCAGGTCTTCCTAGACGCTCAGCACCCCCTTCTCCCCTGTGCCGTAGTTTGTCTCCTGGGACTGGGGGAGGAGTCCGAGGTGGGGTTGGCTACCTGTCCCGAGGGGACCCTGTCCGGGTCCTTGCTCGGAGAGTACGGCCTGATGGCTCTGTGCAGTACCTGGttgagtggggaggagggggcaTCTTCTGA
- the PHF1 gene encoding PHD finger protein 1 isoform X3 yields the protein MAYHQDCHVPRAPAPGEGEGTSWVCRQCVFAIATKRGGALKKGPYARAMLGMKLSLPYGLKGLDWDAGHLSNRQQSYCYCGGPGEWNLKMLQCRSCLQWFHEACTQCLSKPLLYGDRFYEFECCVCRGGPEKVRRLQLRWVDVAHLVLYHLSVCCKKKYFDFDREILPFTSENWDSLLLGELSDTPKGERSSKLLSALNSHKDRFISGREIKKRKCLFGLHARMPPPVEPPTGDGALTSFPSGQGPGGGVSRPLGKRRRPEPEPLRRRQKGKVEELGPPSAVRNQPEPREQRERAHLQRALQASVSPPSPSPNQTYQGSSGYNFRPTDARCLPSSPIRMFASFHPSASTAGTSGDGEPPDRSPLELHIGFPTDIPKNAPHSMTASSSSVSSPSPGLPRRSAPPSPLCRSLSPGTGGGVRGGVGYLSRGDPVRVLARRVRPDGSVQYLVEWGGGGIF from the exons atgg CTTATCACCAGGACTGCCATGTTCCCAGGGCCCCAGCCCCTGGAGAGGGAGAGGGCACATCCTGGGTATGCCGCCAGTGTGTCTTTGCGATCGCCACCAAG AGGGGAGGTGCCCTGAAGAAGGGCCCCTATGCCCGGGCCATGCTGGGTATGAAGCTCTCTCTGCCATATGGACTGAAGGGGCTGGACTGGGATGCTGGACATCTGAGCAACCGACAGCAGAGTTACTGTTACTGTGGTGGCCCTGGGGA GTGGAACCTGAAAATGCTGCAGTGCCGGAGCTGCCTGCAGTGGTTCCATGAGGCCTGCACCCAGTGTCTGAGCAAGCCCCTCCTCTATGGGGACAG GTTCTATGAATTTGAATGCTGTGTGTGTCGTGGAGGCCCTGAGAAAGTCCGGAGACTACAGCTTCGCTG gGTGGATGTGGCCCATCTTGTCCTGTATCACCTCAGCGTTTGCTGTAAGAAGAAATACTTTGATTTTGATCGTGAGATCCTCCCCTTCACTTCTGAGAATTGGGACAGTTTGCTTCTGGGGGAG CTTTCAGACACCCCCAAAGGAGAACGTTCTTCCAAGCTCCTCTCTGCTCTCAACAGCCACAAGGACCG TTTCATTTCAGGGAGAGAGATTAAGAAGAGGAAATGTTTGTTTGGTCTCCATGCTCGGATGCCCCCCCCTGTGGAGCCCCCTACTGGAGATGGAGCACTCACCAG CTTCCCTTCAGGGCAGGGCCCTGGGGGAGGGGTCTCACGTCCCCTGGGGAAGCGCCGGAGGCCGGAGCCAGAGCCCctgaggaggaggcagaaggggAAAGTGGAGGAGCTGGGGCCACCCTCAGCAGTGCGCAATCAGCCCGAGCCCCGGGAGCAGAGGGAGCGGGCTCATCTGCAGAGGGCACTGCAG GCCTCAGTGTCTCCACCATCCCCCAGCCCTAACCAGACTTACCAGGGCAGCAGCGGCTACAACTTCCGGCCCACAGATGCCCGCTGCCTGCCCAG CAGCCCCATCCGGATGTTTGCTTCCTTCCACCCTTCTGCCAGCACCGCAGGGACCTCTGGGGACGGTGAACCCCCAGACAG GTCACCCCTGGAACTTCACATTGGTTTCCCCACAGACATCCCTAAAAATGCCCCCCACTCGATGACTGCCTCATCTTCCTCAGTCTCATCCCCATCCCCAGGTCTTCCTAGACGCTCAGCACCCCCTTCTCCCCTGTGCCGTAGTTTGTCTCCTGGGACTGGGGGAGGAGTCCGAGGTGGGGTTGGCTACCTGTCCCGAGGGGACCCTGTCCGGGTCCTTGCTCGGAGAGTACGGCCTGATGGCTCTGTGCAGTACCTGGttgagtggggaggagggggcaTCTTCTGA
- the CUTA gene encoding protein CutA isoform X1: MSRGRAPAVLLGGVASLLLSFVWMPALLPVASRLLLLPRALLTMASGSPPTQPSPASDSGSGYVPGSVSAAFVTCPNEKVAKEIARAVVEKRLAACVNLIPQITSIYEWKGKIEEDSEVLMMIKTQSSLVPALTDFVRSVHPYEVAEVIALPVEQGNFPYLQWVHQVTESVSDSSTVLP; encoded by the exons ATGAGTAGGGGGCGGGCTCCCGCGGTCCTGCTCGGCGGAGTG GCTTCTCTGCTCCTGTCTTTTGTTTGGATGCCGGCGCTGCTGCCTGTGGCCTCCCGCCTTTTGTTGCTACCCCGAGCCCTGCTGACCATGGCCTCTGGAAGCCCTCCGACCCAGCCCTCGCCAGCCTCGGATTCCGGCTCCGGCTACGTTCCGGGCTCGGTGTCTGCAGCCTTTGTCACTTGCCCCAACGAGAAGGTCGCCAAGGAGATCGCCAG GGCTGTGGTGGAGAAGCGCCTAGCAGCCTGCGTCAACCTCATCCCTCAGATTACATCCAT CTATGAGTGGAAAGGGAAGATCGAGGAAGACAGTGAGGTGCTGATG ATGATTAAAACCCAAAGTTCCTTGGTCCCGGCTTTGACAGATTTTGTTCG TTCTGTGCACCCTTACGAAGTGGCTGAGGTAATTGCATTGCCTGTGGAACAGGGGAACTTTCCATACCTGCAGTGGGTGCACCAGGTCACAGAGTCAGTTTCTGACTCCAGCACAGTCCTGCCATGA
- the CUTA gene encoding protein CutA isoform X2, translating to MPALLPVASRLLLLPRALLTMASGSPPTQPSPASDSGSGYVPGSVSAAFVTCPNEKVAKEIARAVVEKRLAACVNLIPQITSIYEWKGKIEEDSEVLMMIKTQSSLVPALTDFVRSVHPYEVAEVIALPVEQGNFPYLQWVHQVTESVSDSSTVLP from the exons ATGCCGGCGCTGCTGCCTGTGGCCTCCCGCCTTTTGTTGCTACCCCGAGCCCTGCTGACCATGGCCTCTGGAAGCCCTCCGACCCAGCCCTCGCCAGCCTCGGATTCCGGCTCCGGCTACGTTCCGGGCTCGGTGTCTGCAGCCTTTGTCACTTGCCCCAACGAGAAGGTCGCCAAGGAGATCGCCAG GGCTGTGGTGGAGAAGCGCCTAGCAGCCTGCGTCAACCTCATCCCTCAGATTACATCCAT CTATGAGTGGAAAGGGAAGATCGAGGAAGACAGTGAGGTGCTGATG ATGATTAAAACCCAAAGTTCCTTGGTCCCGGCTTTGACAGATTTTGTTCG TTCTGTGCACCCTTACGAAGTGGCTGAGGTAATTGCATTGCCTGTGGAACAGGGGAACTTTCCATACCTGCAGTGGGTGCACCAGGTCACAGAGTCAGTTTCTGACTCCAGCACAGTCCTGCCATGA
- the PHF1 gene encoding PHD finger protein 1 isoform X4, whose protein sequence is MAYHQDCHVPRAPAPGEGEGTSWVCRQCVFAIATKRGGALKKGPYARAMLGMKLSLPYGLKGLDWDAGHLSNRQQSYCYCGGPGEWNLKMLQCRSCLQWFHEACTQCLSKPLLYGDRFYEFECCVCRGGPEKVRRLQLRWVDVAHLVLYHLSVCCKKKYFDFDREILPFTSENWDSLLLGELSDTPKGERSSKLLSALNSHKDRFISGREIKKRKCLFGLHARMPPPVEPPTGDGALTSFPSGQGPGGGVSRPLGKRRRPEPEPLRRRQKGKVEELGPPSAVRNQPEPREQRERAHLQRALQASVSPPSPSPNQTYQGSSGYNFRPTDARCLPSPIRMFASFHPSASTAGTSGDGEPPDRSPLELHIGFPTDIPKNAPHSMTASSSSVSSPSPGLPRRSAPPSPLCRSLSPGTGGGVRGGVGYLSRGDPVRVLARRVRPDGSVQYLVEWGGGGIF, encoded by the exons atgg CTTATCACCAGGACTGCCATGTTCCCAGGGCCCCAGCCCCTGGAGAGGGAGAGGGCACATCCTGGGTATGCCGCCAGTGTGTCTTTGCGATCGCCACCAAG AGGGGAGGTGCCCTGAAGAAGGGCCCCTATGCCCGGGCCATGCTGGGTATGAAGCTCTCTCTGCCATATGGACTGAAGGGGCTGGACTGGGATGCTGGACATCTGAGCAACCGACAGCAGAGTTACTGTTACTGTGGTGGCCCTGGGGA GTGGAACCTGAAAATGCTGCAGTGCCGGAGCTGCCTGCAGTGGTTCCATGAGGCCTGCACCCAGTGTCTGAGCAAGCCCCTCCTCTATGGGGACAG GTTCTATGAATTTGAATGCTGTGTGTGTCGTGGAGGCCCTGAGAAAGTCCGGAGACTACAGCTTCGCTG gGTGGATGTGGCCCATCTTGTCCTGTATCACCTCAGCGTTTGCTGTAAGAAGAAATACTTTGATTTTGATCGTGAGATCCTCCCCTTCACTTCTGAGAATTGGGACAGTTTGCTTCTGGGGGAG CTTTCAGACACCCCCAAAGGAGAACGTTCTTCCAAGCTCCTCTCTGCTCTCAACAGCCACAAGGACCG TTTCATTTCAGGGAGAGAGATTAAGAAGAGGAAATGTTTGTTTGGTCTCCATGCTCGGATGCCCCCCCCTGTGGAGCCCCCTACTGGAGATGGAGCACTCACCAG CTTCCCTTCAGGGCAGGGCCCTGGGGGAGGGGTCTCACGTCCCCTGGGGAAGCGCCGGAGGCCGGAGCCAGAGCCCctgaggaggaggcagaaggggAAAGTGGAGGAGCTGGGGCCACCCTCAGCAGTGCGCAATCAGCCCGAGCCCCGGGAGCAGAGGGAGCGGGCTCATCTGCAGAGGGCACTGCAG GCCTCAGTGTCTCCACCATCCCCCAGCCCTAACCAGACTTACCAGGGCAGCAGCGGCTACAACTTCCGGCCCACAGATGCCCGCTGCCTGCCCAG CCCCATCCGGATGTTTGCTTCCTTCCACCCTTCTGCCAGCACCGCAGGGACCTCTGGGGACGGTGAACCCCCAGACAG GTCACCCCTGGAACTTCACATTGGTTTCCCCACAGACATCCCTAAAAATGCCCCCCACTCGATGACTGCCTCATCTTCCTCAGTCTCATCCCCATCCCCAGGTCTTCCTAGACGCTCAGCACCCCCTTCTCCCCTGTGCCGTAGTTTGTCTCCTGGGACTGGGGGAGGAGTCCGAGGTGGGGTTGGCTACCTGTCCCGAGGGGACCCTGTCCGGGTCCTTGCTCGGAGAGTACGGCCTGATGGCTCTGTGCAGTACCTGGttgagtggggaggagggggcaTCTTCTGA
- the PHF1 gene encoding PHD finger protein 1 isoform X5, with protein MAQPPRLSRSGTSSLWDPASPAPTSGPRPRLWEGQDVLARWTDGLLYLGTIKKVDSAREVCLVQFEDDSQFLVLWKDISPAALPGEELLCCVCRSETVVPGNRLVSCEKCRHAYHQDCHVPRAPAPGEGEGTSWVCRQCVFAIATKRGGALKKGPYARAMLGMKLSLPYGLKGLDWDAGHLSNRQQSYCYCGGPGEWNLKMLQCRSCLQWFHEACTQCLSKPLLYGDRFYEFECCVCRGGPEKVRRLQLRWVDVAHLVLYHLSVCCKKKYFDFDREILPFTSENWDSLLLGELSDTPKGERSSKLLSALNSHKDRFISGREIKKRKCLFGLHARMPPPVEPPTGDGALTRPQCLHHPPALTRLTRAAAATTSGPQMPAACPAAPSGCLLPSTLLPAPQGPLGTVNPQTGHPWNFTLVSPQTSLKMPPTR; from the exons ATGGCGCAGCCCCCCCGGCTGAGCCGCTCTGGTACCTCCTCACTTTGGGACCCAGCTTCTCCTGCTCCCACCTCTGGCCCCAGGCCTCGACTTTGGGAGGGTCAAGATGTGCTGGCCAGATGGACTGATGGGCTGCTATACTTGGGTACCATCAAAAAG GTGGACAGTGCTAGAGAGGTGTGTCTGGTCCAGTTTGAGGATGATTCGCAGTTTCTGGTTCTATGGAAAGACATTAGCCCTG CTGCCCTCCCTGGGGAGGAACTCCTCTGTTGTGTCTGTCGCTCTGAGACTGTGGTCCCTGGGAACCGGCTGGTCAGCTGTGAGAAGTGTCGCCATG CTTATCACCAGGACTGCCATGTTCCCAGGGCCCCAGCCCCTGGAGAGGGAGAGGGCACATCCTGGGTATGCCGCCAGTGTGTCTTTGCGATCGCCACCAAG AGGGGAGGTGCCCTGAAGAAGGGCCCCTATGCCCGGGCCATGCTGGGTATGAAGCTCTCTCTGCCATATGGACTGAAGGGGCTGGACTGGGATGCTGGACATCTGAGCAACCGACAGCAGAGTTACTGTTACTGTGGTGGCCCTGGGGA GTGGAACCTGAAAATGCTGCAGTGCCGGAGCTGCCTGCAGTGGTTCCATGAGGCCTGCACCCAGTGTCTGAGCAAGCCCCTCCTCTATGGGGACAG GTTCTATGAATTTGAATGCTGTGTGTGTCGTGGAGGCCCTGAGAAAGTCCGGAGACTACAGCTTCGCTG gGTGGATGTGGCCCATCTTGTCCTGTATCACCTCAGCGTTTGCTGTAAGAAGAAATACTTTGATTTTGATCGTGAGATCCTCCCCTTCACTTCTGAGAATTGGGACAGTTTGCTTCTGGGGGAG CTTTCAGACACCCCCAAAGGAGAACGTTCTTCCAAGCTCCTCTCTGCTCTCAACAGCCACAAGGACCG TTTCATTTCAGGGAGAGAGATTAAGAAGAGGAAATGTTTGTTTGGTCTCCATGCTCGGATGCCCCCCCCTGTGGAGCCCCCTACTGGAGATGGAGCACTCACCAG GCCTCAGTGTCTCCACCATCCCCCAGCCCTAACCAGACTTACCAGGGCAGCAGCGGCTACAACTTCCGGCCCACAGATGCCCGCTGCCTGCCCAG CAGCCCCATCCGGATGTTTGCTTCCTTCCACCCTTCTGCCAGCACCGCAGGGACCTCTGGGGACGGTGAACCCCCAGACAG GTCACCCCTGGAACTTCACATTGGTTTCCCCACAGACATCCCTAAAAATGCCCCCCACTCGATGA